The nucleotide window AGAAAGCGGCGCGGCGGCTGACGGGCCGGGCGTCCGGCTGGTTTTCTTCCTGTCCGGCTGCCAGTTCCGCTGCCTGTACTGTCACAACCCGGATACCTGGAAGCTGCATCACGGCCGACCGGTCACGGTCGACCAGGCCATGGCCGAGGTCGAACCGCTGGCCGGCTTTCTGCGCCTGACCGGCGGCGTCACCATCTCCGGCGGCGAACCGCTGATGCAAGCGGCGTTCGCCGGCGCGCTGTTCCGGCGCTGCCGGGCGCTCGGCCTGCATACGGCACTGGATACCCAGGGTTTTCTGCATGCCGACGTCAGCGACGACTGGTTCGATCCGGTCGATCTGGTGCTGCTCGACATCAAGCACAGCGACCCGGCCCGCTACCAGGCGCTGACCGGCCAGCCGCTGCAACCGACACTGGACT belongs to Microvirgula aerodenitrificans DSM 15089 and includes:
- the pflA gene encoding pyruvate formate-lyase-activating protein, which produces MNDCGYLHSVESGAAADGPGVRLVFFLSGCQFRCLYCHNPDTWKLHHGRPVTVDQAMAEVEPLAGFLRLTGGVTISGGEPLMQAAFAGALFRRCRALGLHTALDTQGFLHADVSDDWFDPVDLVLLDIKHSDPARYQALTGQPLQPTLDFARRLVRLGKKMWIRYVLVPGCTDDVADVERLADFVATLGDAVERVDILPFHQLGAHKWAELGLDYRLADTCPPSPALLARVQRQFADRGLTVY